The Prevotella melaninogenica genome window below encodes:
- a CDS encoding DUF3332 domain-containing protein, with the protein MKTKGIKSMVALLLGATLMSSCVGSFALFNKLAKWNKHATKSKFLNEIIFLVISPAYAFCSAADALVLNSIEFWTGDNPVANRVGKTRNIKGDDGLIYAVKYLENGYQITKPDGSVFYFTYNKQENTWYMNAEGKEQKIIHFNGDGSVKAFLNNGLTADVTLDANGVYEVRQMQAGTSFFMARR; encoded by the coding sequence ATGAAAACAAAAGGAATCAAGTCTATGGTTGCCCTCTTGCTTGGCGCAACACTCATGAGTTCATGTGTAGGTTCATTTGCTTTGTTCAACAAACTCGCAAAGTGGAACAAGCACGCTACAAAATCTAAGTTCCTCAATGAGATTATCTTCCTCGTAATTTCTCCTGCCTACGCATTCTGTAGTGCTGCTGATGCACTCGTACTCAACAGTATTGAATTCTGGACAGGTGATAATCCTGTTGCTAACCGCGTTGGTAAAACACGCAACATCAAGGGTGACGATGGTTTGATTTATGCTGTAAAGTATCTCGAGAATGGTTATCAGATTACAAAGCCAGATGGTAGCGTATTCTACTTCACTTACAACAAGCAGGAGAACACATGGTACATGAATGCTGAGGGTAAGGAGCAGAAGATTATTCACTTCAATGGTGATGGTTCTGTAAAGGCTTTCCTCAACAATGGTTTGACAGCAGACGTTACACTTGATGCAAATGGTGTATATGAGGTTCGTCAGATGCAGGCTGGTACAAGTTTCTTCATGGCAAGAAGATAA
- a CDS encoding DUF6377 domain-containing protein yields MKRSLLYILFLLLPTTLSAGSKTQQLRQKLDNLLEQRKALIDNKNKDINRLKKNLTTSENTLKRLQTYEQLFEEYYVFQFDSAMTYLNKGIKLAKETQNTYYYNSNTISKAELLSIGGLYNEAIHEIEQVDTTVLDKAQHFEYYISLFRIHTYWADFCNDKTYTPTHRLKAQEYLKKAMPFCDETGKNHEYYLGEYAVFVLNNPQAARAHYIKAIKQLPQNSRFYAMSCFALSGSYGNEGNTEKQEEFLLLSSIADIENCTMENFALQNLAMYIFEHNKDELDLAQQYIQTALEDAHFYNNRLRIIEISSKLPVIVSSYQQTLNQRNKVQMTAIIAISLLLLFLLSAVFYIVKQTKRLSLQQQELQKNNNQLSELNTQQKELNTQLHGLNALLVDTNRKRERLAKLYIDLCAKYITRLKKQQTLVKRKIKANQITELLSQLSSERLSEEDAATFLSRFDKAFLDLYPDFTEELNSLLLPEGQIQNKSTDELTTEQRIMALIRLGVKESAEIADLLFYSPQTIYNYRSVLKGKAINKETFEEEVMKLCRVIGKSTSTQFKPE; encoded by the coding sequence ATGAAAAGAAGCTTATTATATATACTCTTCTTGTTACTGCCAACAACATTATCTGCTGGTAGTAAGACACAACAGCTACGACAAAAGTTAGACAATTTATTGGAGCAGCGTAAGGCACTTATCGACAATAAGAATAAAGATATCAACCGACTAAAGAAGAATCTCACAACCAGTGAGAATACGCTTAAACGTCTACAGACCTACGAACAGCTATTTGAAGAATACTATGTTTTCCAATTTGACTCTGCAATGACATACCTAAACAAAGGTATCAAACTTGCAAAAGAGACGCAGAACACCTACTATTACAATAGTAATACCATCAGTAAGGCAGAGCTATTATCCATTGGTGGCTTATATAATGAGGCTATTCATGAAATAGAACAGGTGGACACAACCGTTCTTGACAAGGCACAACACTTTGAATATTACATCTCTCTCTTCCGTATTCATACCTATTGGGCAGACTTCTGTAACGATAAGACCTATACGCCAACACACCGATTAAAGGCGCAAGAGTATCTTAAGAAGGCGATGCCTTTTTGCGATGAAACCGGTAAAAATCACGAGTATTACCTCGGTGAATACGCTGTTTTTGTATTGAATAATCCACAAGCAGCACGTGCTCATTACATCAAAGCCATAAAGCAGTTACCCCAAAATTCCCGATTCTATGCCATGTCATGCTTTGCTCTCTCTGGTAGTTATGGCAACGAGGGAAATACTGAAAAGCAGGAAGAGTTCCTTTTATTGTCGAGTATTGCAGATATAGAGAACTGCACGATGGAGAACTTTGCCCTCCAAAATCTTGCAATGTACATCTTTGAACACAACAAAGATGAGCTTGACCTTGCACAACAATATATTCAGACAGCACTCGAGGATGCCCATTTCTATAATAACAGGCTCCGCATCATTGAGATTTCAAGTAAGCTACCAGTGATTGTCAGTAGCTACCAGCAGACGCTTAACCAGCGCAACAAGGTGCAGATGACAGCCATCATAGCTATCTCGCTACTCCTACTCTTTCTGCTTTCCGCAGTCTTTTATATCGTTAAACAAACCAAACGCCTTAGTCTTCAGCAACAAGAATTACAAAAGAATAACAACCAACTTTCTGAACTGAACACCCAACAAAAAGAGTTGAATACACAGCTACACGGCCTCAATGCGTTACTTGTTGATACCAACCGCAAACGCGAGAGATTAGCAAAATTGTATATTGACCTTTGTGCAAAGTATATTACCCGACTCAAGAAACAACAGACATTGGTTAAAAGAAAGATTAAAGCCAATCAAATAACAGAACTGCTTAGTCAGCTTTCATCAGAACGATTATCAGAAGAAGACGCAGCCACTTTCCTCTCTCGTTTTGATAAGGCATTCCTCGATCTCTATCCAGACTTTACTGAGGAGTTAAACAGCCTACTCTTACCAGAAGGGCAGATTCAGAACAAAAGCACCGATGAACTCACAACAGAACAGCGCATTATGGCACTTATCCGATTAGGCGTAAAGGAAAGTGCCGAGATAGCCGACCTGTTGTTCTACTCTCCACAGACCATCTATAACTATCGCTCTGTCCTAAAGGGGAAAGCCATTAACAAAGAAACCTTCGAGGAAGAAGTGATGAAGCTCTGTCGAGTAATTGGTAAATCGACCTCCACACAATTTAAACCCGAATAG
- a CDS encoding glycoside hydrolase family 97 protein: MKKTNIALIGLLMGWASIANAQTVKSPNGNVAVTFSLTGNGVPTYEMTYKGKAVVKPSHLGLELAKNKHASKGMNETSLMDGFEKTATKTTTFDETWKPVWGETATIRNHYNELEVDLNQPSSKRNIVIRFRVYDDGMGLRYEFPQQPELNYFVIKDEHTQFAMAGDHTAWWLPGDYDTQEQETQESKLSEIRKRFHDAVNWDNSSVSVFSETGVQTSLQMKSNDGLYINIHEAACANYATMHLNLDDKTMTFESWLTPDATGLKGFMQTPCETPWRTVMVSDDARDMLANNLILNLNEPCKIEDTSWIHPTKYCGVWWEMIAGGKSWAYTDEFSSVKLGQTDYAHAKPNGHHPANTANVKKYIDFAAANGLDQVLVEGWNIGWEDWFGHWKDYVFDFVTPYPDFDLKGLNEYAHSKGVKLMMHHETSSSTQNYERHMEDAFNLMNKYGYDAVKTGYVGDIIPRGDHHYSQSMNNHYLHVIKEAAKHHIMVNGHEATRPTGLCRTWPNLVGNESARGTEYEAFGGSDPNHTVILPFTRLQGGPMDYTPGILETQLSTWCNNKSYVHTTLVGQLALYLTMYSPLQMAADLPENYQKYNDAFQFIKDVACDWDDSHYLEAEPARYITVARKAKGTNNWFVGGKTGLAPHLSVLKLDFLDKGRKYEATIYADAKDADYEKNPKAYTITKRTVKKGDVLKLQQVRGGGFAISLKAL, translated from the coding sequence ATGAAGAAAACCAATATTGCCCTTATTGGGCTACTAATGGGGTGGGCAAGCATTGCGAATGCGCAGACTGTAAAGTCTCCTAACGGTAATGTTGCAGTTACTTTCTCATTAACAGGGAATGGAGTGCCTACTTATGAGATGACTTATAAGGGTAAGGCTGTTGTAAAGCCTTCGCACTTAGGTTTGGAATTAGCTAAGAACAAACATGCCAGTAAGGGCATGAACGAAACCAGTCTTATGGATGGTTTCGAGAAGACAGCTACCAAGACTACAACGTTCGATGAGACTTGGAAGCCTGTTTGGGGTGAGACTGCTACCATTCGTAACCACTACAATGAGTTGGAAGTAGACCTCAATCAGCCAAGCAGCAAGCGTAACATTGTTATCCGTTTCCGTGTTTATGACGATGGAATGGGCCTTCGTTACGAATTCCCACAACAGCCAGAATTGAACTACTTTGTTATAAAGGATGAGCATACACAGTTTGCTATGGCTGGCGATCATACAGCTTGGTGGCTTCCTGGAGACTATGATACACAGGAGCAGGAGACACAAGAATCAAAGCTTTCTGAAATCCGTAAGCGTTTCCACGATGCTGTAAACTGGGACAACTCATCTGTTTCTGTATTCTCAGAGACGGGTGTTCAGACCTCTTTACAGATGAAGTCTAATGATGGTTTGTACATTAATATTCACGAGGCAGCATGTGCAAACTATGCTACAATGCACTTGAATCTGGATGATAAAACAATGACCTTCGAGTCATGGCTTACTCCTGACGCTACTGGTTTGAAGGGATTCATGCAGACTCCCTGCGAAACTCCTTGGCGTACGGTGATGGTTAGCGATGATGCACGTGATATGCTTGCTAATAACCTCATCCTCAATCTTAACGAACCTTGTAAGATTGAAGACACGTCATGGATTCATCCAACTAAGTACTGTGGCGTTTGGTGGGAGATGATTGCAGGTGGTAAGTCTTGGGCTTATACTGATGAATTTAGTTCAGTGAAGCTTGGTCAAACTGATTATGCCCATGCAAAGCCTAACGGACATCACCCTGCTAACACCGCAAATGTAAAGAAATACATCGACTTTGCTGCTGCTAACGGCTTAGATCAAGTGTTGGTAGAAGGTTGGAACATCGGTTGGGAAGACTGGTTCGGTCACTGGAAAGACTATGTATTCGACTTTGTTACTCCTTATCCAGACTTTGATTTGAAAGGCTTGAATGAGTATGCACACTCTAAGGGGGTTAAGTTGATGATGCATCATGAGACTTCTTCAAGTACACAGAACTATGAGCGTCACATGGAAGATGCCTTTAATTTGATGAATAAGTATGGTTATGACGCAGTGAAGACTGGTTATGTAGGTGACATTATTCCACGTGGTGACCACCACTATTCACAGTCAATGAACAACCATTATCTCCATGTTATTAAGGAAGCTGCTAAGCATCATATTATGGTGAATGGACATGAAGCAACTCGTCCTACGGGTCTTTGTCGTACATGGCCTAACCTTGTAGGTAACGAGTCAGCACGTGGAACAGAGTATGAAGCATTCGGTGGTAGCGATCCTAACCACACTGTTATCCTCCCATTTACTCGTCTTCAGGGCGGACCAATGGATTATACTCCTGGTATTCTTGAGACTCAACTCTCTACATGGTGCAATAATAAGAGCTATGTTCACACAACCCTCGTAGGTCAACTTGCGCTTTATCTAACAATGTATAGTCCACTTCAGATGGCTGCCGACCTTCCAGAGAACTATCAGAAGTATAATGATGCTTTCCAGTTCATTAAGGATGTTGCTTGCGACTGGGATGATAGCCATTATCTTGAGGCAGAGCCAGCACGTTATATCACTGTTGCCCGTAAGGCAAAAGGCACTAACAACTGGTTCGTTGGAGGAAAGACTGGTCTTGCACCACACCTTAGTGTTCTTAAACTCGACTTCCTTGATAAGGGTCGTAAGTATGAGGCAACCATCTACGCAGATGCAAAAGATGCTGATTACGAGAAGAATCCAAAGGCTTACACCATTACTAAGCGCACTGTCAAGAAGGGTGATGTCCTCAAGCTTCAGCAGGTTCGCGGAGGTGGTTTTGCTATCAGCTTGAAAGCACTTTAA
- a CDS encoding NAD(P)/FAD-dependent oxidoreductase translates to MKANIEHTDKKRIVIVGGGLGGLELAFKLVDGDYQVVLVDKNNYHQFPPLIYQVASGGLEPSSISFPFRRLFQGKKDFFFRMAKVESVNTDKKIINTTVGEIDYDYLVMAFGAKTNFFGNKDIEATTLPMKSVSEAMKLRNTILRNLELALTEEDPARKQALMNIVVVGGGASGVEIAGAVAEMKKNIIARDYPDLDSSQMHIYLVNAVDRLLSAMDPVSSKRAERDLKELHVHIRQPQFATEYKDGILKTSAGLEIPTQTVIWVSGICANTVEGFPAESIGHAGRFLTDRFCRVKGVKDVYAIGDVSLVEGDEEYPLGHPQLAQVAMQQAKTVAKNFKAMSKGKELKPFKYKNLGVMATIGRNHAVAEISGKKFGGFPAWALWLVVHLRSILGVKNKTFILLNWVWNYINYKQSLRLILKAK, encoded by the coding sequence ATGAAAGCAAACATTGAACACACTGACAAAAAGAGAATCGTTATTGTTGGTGGTGGATTAGGAGGTTTGGAATTAGCCTTCAAATTAGTAGACGGTGACTATCAAGTAGTATTGGTAGATAAGAATAACTATCATCAGTTCCCTCCATTGATTTATCAGGTGGCTTCGGGTGGTCTTGAACCAAGTAGTATCTCCTTTCCTTTCCGTCGACTCTTCCAAGGTAAAAAGGACTTTTTCTTCCGTATGGCAAAGGTAGAGTCGGTGAATACGGATAAAAAGATAATCAATACGACTGTAGGTGAGATAGATTACGACTATCTTGTAATGGCGTTTGGCGCAAAGACAAACTTCTTTGGTAATAAGGATATCGAAGCAACGACCCTCCCGATGAAATCGGTTAGTGAGGCTATGAAACTTCGTAACACTATTCTCCGTAATCTTGAACTTGCTCTAACAGAAGAAGACCCAGCACGCAAACAAGCTTTAATGAATATTGTCGTTGTTGGTGGTGGTGCTTCAGGTGTAGAGATTGCAGGTGCTGTGGCAGAAATGAAGAAGAACATCATTGCTCGTGATTACCCCGACCTTGACTCTTCACAGATGCATATCTACCTTGTAAATGCTGTTGACCGTCTGCTATCAGCTATGGACCCAGTATCATCAAAGCGAGCAGAACGTGATTTAAAGGAGTTGCATGTTCATATCCGTCAGCCTCAGTTTGCTACTGAATACAAAGATGGTATTCTGAAAACCAGTGCTGGCTTAGAGATTCCTACACAGACCGTTATCTGGGTGAGTGGAATCTGTGCAAACACCGTCGAGGGTTTTCCCGCAGAGAGTATTGGTCATGCTGGTAGGTTCTTAACAGATCGTTTTTGTCGTGTGAAAGGTGTAAAAGATGTCTATGCTATTGGTGATGTGAGTCTTGTCGAGGGTGATGAGGAATATCCACTCGGTCATCCACAGTTAGCGCAGGTTGCTATGCAGCAAGCAAAGACAGTAGCAAAGAATTTTAAAGCAATGTCGAAAGGGAAAGAACTAAAGCCTTTCAAATACAAAAATCTCGGTGTAATGGCAACTATTGGTCGTAACCATGCCGTAGCCGAAATCTCTGGAAAGAAGTTTGGAGGTTTCCCTGCTTGGGCGTTGTGGCTCGTTGTTCACCTTCGCTCTATCCTTGGTGTAAAGAATAAGACGTTTATTCTGCTCAACTGGGTATGGAACTATATTAATTATAAGCAAAGCCTCCGTTTGATTTTGAAGGCAAAATAA
- a CDS encoding M16 family metallopeptidase — protein sequence MTRYQTAVLENGLRIITLSTTSPVVYCGYQLNVGTANELPDEEGIAHFCEHVTFKGTTRRTAIDVIQCLEQVGGDLNAFTTKTNTVYYSAILKDHLPRAIDLLTDIVFHSIYPQKEINKEVEVICDEIESYNDSPAELIYDEFENIIFRGHPLGHSILGTAERVRKFTAEDALRFTQKHYQPMNSVFFAYGDVDFDNLLSLLEKENHSKVRIKGETEKPIETPLPALSEYQPQTVKIDKHTHQAHVMIGNRAYSIHDKRRMALYLLNNILGGPGMSARLNLALRERRGLVYTVESSIVSYSLTGIWSIYFGCDADDLDECMRLVRAELDHFIDIPLTDDELSIAKQQIKGQIGIACDNRENLALDFAKGFLHYGWKKDISALYRNIDAITAEEVQAVARELFPEERLTKLIYI from the coding sequence ATGACAAGATATCAGACTGCAGTCTTAGAGAATGGACTGCGCATCATTACCCTTTCAACGACCTCACCAGTGGTCTATTGTGGGTATCAACTCAACGTCGGGACAGCTAACGAACTACCTGACGAGGAGGGTATTGCTCATTTCTGCGAACATGTTACCTTCAAAGGTACTACTCGCCGAACAGCAATTGATGTTATTCAATGTCTTGAGCAAGTAGGAGGCGATCTCAATGCTTTCACCACCAAGACCAATACGGTTTATTATTCAGCTATTCTGAAGGACCATCTTCCCCGAGCGATAGACCTACTGACAGATATTGTTTTTCACAGTATCTATCCACAAAAAGAGATTAACAAGGAGGTAGAAGTTATTTGCGATGAAATCGAGTCTTATAACGATAGTCCAGCAGAGTTGATATATGATGAGTTTGAAAATATCATCTTCCGTGGACATCCTTTAGGACATAGTATCCTTGGTACGGCAGAGCGTGTCAGGAAGTTTACTGCCGAGGATGCACTTCGTTTCACTCAGAAGCACTACCAACCGATGAATTCGGTGTTTTTTGCCTATGGTGATGTGGATTTTGATAATCTACTTAGCCTTTTAGAGAAGGAAAATCACTCGAAAGTAAGAATAAAGGGTGAAACTGAAAAGCCAATAGAAACTCCGCTTCCTGCATTGAGTGAATATCAGCCACAGACAGTTAAGATAGATAAGCATACTCACCAAGCCCACGTGATGATTGGTAATCGTGCCTATAGCATACATGATAAAAGACGTATGGCACTTTATCTACTTAATAACATCTTAGGTGGACCTGGTATGAGTGCCCGGTTGAATCTTGCACTTCGTGAACGGCGTGGACTCGTTTATACGGTAGAAAGCTCTATAGTGAGCTATTCTTTAACAGGTATTTGGAGCATTTACTTTGGCTGCGACGCAGATGATTTGGACGAATGTATGCGCCTTGTACGTGCAGAACTTGACCATTTCATCGACATTCCATTGACAGATGACGAGTTGTCTATAGCTAAACAGCAGATTAAAGGACAGATTGGCATAGCTTGTGACAACCGAGAGAACCTTGCTTTAGACTTCGCTAAAGGTTTTCTCCACTATGGTTGGAAGAAAGATATATCAGCACTTTATCGCAATATTGACGCTATCACCGCTGAAGAGGTGCAAGCTGTTGCACGCGAACTCTTCCCAGAAGAACGACTTACAAAACTGATTTATATATAA
- a CDS encoding carbohydrate kinase family protein, whose translation MRKVIGIGETVLDIIFKDNKPVEAVPGGSTFNAITSLGRCGVNTSFISEAGNDHVGKYIIDFLKDNGVNADNISTFPDSKSPVSLAFLNEKNDAEYIFYKDHPHVQLDFTFPDIQPDDIVLFSSFYAVNPVIRPQVVGLLDYARSRGAIIYYDVNFRPAHKDDVIKITPNLIENLDYADIVRGSLEDFATIYKKEDADKVYNAEISFYCKQFIYTQGSQPVEVRSGKELKKSYPVLDTNVVSTIGAGDNFNAGFIFGMLKHGITRADLERGLTEEQWDKLINYALAFSADCCKDIFNYVSKDFGEKMKEEAL comes from the coding sequence ATGCGGAAAGTTATAGGTATCGGTGAAACCGTCTTAGACATCATCTTTAAGGATAATAAACCAGTTGAGGCAGTTCCAGGTGGATCTACCTTTAACGCCATTACGTCGTTAGGACGCTGCGGAGTCAACACATCGTTTATCTCTGAGGCGGGTAATGACCATGTTGGAAAATATATTATCGACTTCTTGAAGGACAATGGTGTGAATGCTGATAACATTTCAACCTTCCCTGATTCTAAGTCACCTGTATCACTCGCTTTCCTTAATGAGAAGAATGATGCTGAGTATATCTTCTATAAAGATCACCCACACGTTCAATTAGATTTCACATTCCCTGATATACAGCCCGATGATATTGTGCTTTTTAGTTCCTTCTATGCGGTGAATCCAGTGATTCGTCCGCAGGTGGTAGGATTACTTGATTATGCACGTTCACGTGGTGCAATCATCTACTACGATGTTAACTTCCGTCCTGCACATAAGGATGATGTTATTAAGATTACCCCTAATTTGATAGAAAATCTTGATTATGCGGATATCGTACGTGGTAGTTTGGAGGACTTTGCAACGATTTATAAAAAAGAAGATGCTGATAAGGTCTATAATGCGGAGATTTCTTTTTATTGCAAGCAGTTTATCTATACACAGGGAAGTCAGCCTGTTGAAGTGCGCAGTGGTAAGGAATTGAAGAAGTCCTATCCTGTTCTCGACACGAATGTTGTCAGTACAATCGGAGCTGGTGACAACTTTAATGCAGGTTTCATCTTCGGTATGTTGAAACATGGTATCACTCGTGCTGATCTCGAAAGAGGGCTGACAGAAGAGCAATGGGACAAACTTATCAACTATGCCTTGGCGTTCTCTGCAGACTGCTGCAAGGACATCTTCAACTATGTAAGCAAGGACTTTGGTGAGAAGATGAAGGAGGAGGCTTTGTAA
- a CDS encoding FprA family A-type flavoprotein has product MIEIANKVYYVGVNDRNKNLFEGLWPLPYGVTYNSYLIDDEKVCLIDTVEVDFFTQFIERLREVLGDRQIDYLVINHMEPDHSGSIGLLRKYYPNIQVIGNKKTFDMMSGFYGVKDNTLEVKNGEELSLGNHTLQFFMTPMVHWPETMMTLCKGEVSYLFTGDAFGCFGALNGGLIDQEIDTDWCWLEMVRYYSNIVGKYGTPVQNALKKLAGIHIDYICSTHGPVWHKYVDKVIGLYDRMSKYETEPGLVICYGTMYGNTERMAEQIARSASLAGVKNIRLYNVSKTHHSYILQDIFRFRGLIVGAPTYNAGLYHEMDVLLQEVANRDIKNHLIGWFGSYSWASKAVAAIGEWNENHLHFEKVGEPVEMKQALTPEIKEECNRLGREMAAKLLEE; this is encoded by the coding sequence ATGATAGAAATTGCCAATAAAGTTTATTACGTAGGAGTTAACGATCGTAATAAGAACCTTTTTGAAGGATTATGGCCACTGCCTTATGGTGTTACCTACAATTCTTATCTCATTGATGATGAGAAGGTTTGCCTTATTGATACAGTAGAAGTAGACTTCTTTACACAGTTTATTGAGAGACTTCGTGAGGTGTTGGGCGACCGACAGATTGATTACTTAGTCATCAACCACATGGAGCCTGACCACTCTGGTTCAATAGGTTTACTGCGTAAATATTATCCTAATATCCAAGTTATCGGTAATAAGAAAACCTTTGATATGATGTCAGGATTCTATGGTGTCAAGGATAATACGTTAGAGGTTAAGAATGGTGAGGAGTTGAGCTTAGGTAATCATACCTTACAGTTCTTTATGACTCCAATGGTTCACTGGCCAGAGACAATGATGACACTCTGTAAAGGTGAGGTCAGCTACCTCTTTACAGGTGATGCGTTCGGCTGTTTTGGTGCATTAAATGGCGGTCTCATCGATCAAGAGATTGATACTGATTGGTGTTGGTTAGAGATGGTTCGCTACTATTCTAACATCGTTGGAAAGTACGGAACACCTGTTCAGAACGCGTTGAAGAAGCTTGCGGGTATTCATATTGATTATATCTGCTCTACTCACGGACCAGTATGGCATAAGTATGTTGACAAGGTTATCGGACTGTATGACCGTATGTCTAAGTACGAAACAGAGCCTGGTTTGGTGATTTGCTATGGTACAATGTATGGCAATACAGAGCGTATGGCAGAACAGATTGCACGTTCAGCATCGCTTGCTGGTGTGAAGAATATTCGTTTGTACAATGTTTCTAAGACACACCACAGCTATATTCTCCAAGACATCTTCCGCTTCCGTGGCTTGATTGTTGGTGCTCCTACCTATAATGCAGGACTCTATCACGAGATGGATGTACTCTTGCAGGAGGTTGCTAATCGCGATATCAAGAACCATCTTATTGGTTGGTTTGGTTCTTACTCTTGGGCTTCAAAGGCTGTTGCTGCCATTGGCGAATGGAATGAGAACCATCTCCACTTTGAAAAAGTGGGTGAGCCAGTAGAGATGAAGCAGGCGCTGACACCTGAAATAAAAGAAGAATGCAACCGCTTAGGACGCGAAATGGCTGCAAAACTTTTAGAAGAATAA
- a CDS encoding TIGR00730 family Rossman fold protein, protein MNIAVFCSANNNIAPDYFRAAEELGRWIGENGHMLVYGGANSGLMECIGKAVHEAGGRTIGVIPRILEEGRRVSDYVDVEIPCEDLTDRKAIIMERSDEFYALPGGIGTIDEIFTVAASASIGYHHKKVTLVNVQGFWDSLIALLNDQQEKGMMRGRLHDYIEIKSIDDF, encoded by the coding sequence ATGAATATAGCAGTATTTTGTTCTGCAAACAATAACATTGCTCCCGACTACTTCCGTGCTGCGGAAGAGTTGGGACGATGGATTGGAGAGAATGGACATATGCTTGTTTATGGTGGAGCCAACAGTGGATTGATGGAGTGTATTGGTAAAGCTGTACATGAAGCTGGTGGACGTACTATCGGAGTTATCCCTCGTATCTTAGAAGAAGGACGTAGAGTTAGCGACTATGTAGATGTAGAGATTCCTTGCGAAGACCTTACTGATCGCAAGGCAATCATCATGGAACGCTCTGATGAGTTCTATGCTTTACCAGGTGGTATCGGAACAATTGATGAAATTTTCACTGTTGCAGCCTCTGCTTCTATTGGTTATCATCATAAGAAGGTTACCTTAGTCAACGTGCAGGGCTTTTGGGATAGTCTTATTGCCCTGCTAAATGACCAACAAGAAAAAGGTATGATGCGTGGTAGACTCCACGATTATATAGAGATTAAGAGTATAGACGACTTTTAA
- a CDS encoding glycoside hydrolase family 16 protein, whose protein sequence is MKTAGLILCGLCLGLSNLSAQVTQNAVPSMAGWNYYGGDEFNGDKIDESKWGVYGDPKYNYKFDDYGNTEGQGGVQYYRADMIRVRNGVANITASREPLLTGRRPDAKKDPAGTDYKVKVQPPFKPKHDFGKYGWWSGALSSRNANGADLVNGKGLEHGTYYPLYSRIEVKDKIPYEFGTWMALWLRHCNGASTFEIDLQEFFVNEDRKDAMKEKGFYLHQTTHGMDYNAGWKNGGLNNTYNHNDYGDRVREIDFDPGKDFHVYGAQIDPEPGDPMHLVVTFLLDGRVRSVFRTKDNRYKSNNSKYPYRYNTLLAQNLSKYGEDRVWDVAITGQVGGKAWKANTEILPSMYPYRYESYVK, encoded by the coding sequence ATGAAAACAGCAGGACTAATACTTTGTGGATTGTGTTTAGGACTCTCTAACCTATCTGCACAAGTAACACAGAATGCCGTACCGTCCATGGCTGGTTGGAATTACTATGGTGGCGATGAGTTTAATGGAGACAAGATTGACGAATCTAAATGGGGTGTCTATGGTGATCCAAAGTATAATTATAAGTTTGATGATTACGGTAATACAGAGGGGCAGGGAGGTGTTCAGTATTATCGTGCCGATATGATAAGGGTAAGAAATGGAGTTGCCAATATTACTGCATCACGTGAACCGCTTTTAACAGGACGTCGTCCTGACGCTAAAAAAGACCCAGCTGGGACCGACTATAAAGTAAAGGTACAACCACCTTTTAAACCTAAACACGACTTTGGAAAATACGGTTGGTGGTCTGGTGCTCTCTCCAGTCGTAATGCTAACGGAGCAGACTTGGTGAATGGTAAAGGATTAGAACATGGAACTTACTATCCTCTTTACTCACGTATAGAGGTAAAGGATAAGATTCCATATGAGTTTGGAACTTGGATGGCACTATGGCTTCGTCACTGTAATGGAGCAAGTACATTTGAGATTGATTTACAAGAGTTTTTTGTTAATGAGGACCGAAAAGATGCAATGAAAGAGAAAGGCTTTTATCTGCATCAAACTACCCATGGCATGGACTACAATGCTGGTTGGAAAAACGGAGGACTAAATAATACTTATAACCATAATGACTATGGAGATCGTGTAAGAGAGATTGACTTCGATCCAGGAAAAGACTTCCATGTCTATGGTGCACAGATTGACCCAGAGCCAGGTGATCCAATGCACTTAGTTGTAACTTTCCTCTTAGATGGAAGAGTTAGATCTGTTTTCCGTACAAAGGATAATCGATATAAATCAAACAATTCGAAGTATCCATATCGTTATAATACACTCTTAGCACAAAACCTCTCAAAGTATGGAGAGGACCGTGTTTGGGACGTTGCCATTACAGGACAAGTAGGTGGTAAGGCGTGGAAGGCTAATACAGAAATACTACCAAGTATGTATCCATATAGGTACGAGTCATACGTCAAATAA